The Poriferisphaera corsica DNA segment TTTCACCCGCCGTGATGCCGACTGTTCTGGTTGCAGCATTCGCAATCGTATTACATAAAAAAAAGCCCACGAGAATCTCGTAGGCTTTGTAATACCAAATTTTGGGTGGAAGCTGTCCAGCTTTCGTGCAGAATCCAAGGGGATTAACGCTTGGAGAACTGGAATCGACGACGTGCACCACGTTGACCGTATTTCTTACGTTCAACCTTACGTGGGTCACGAGTCAAGTAGTTCAGATCACGCAATGCCTGCTCTAGAGCAGGGTCGTAACCTTTCAATGCACGGGCAACACCAAGTAGGATCGCTCCGGACTGGCCGGTGATACCACCGCCACCAACATTGACGAATATGTCCAGTTGGCCAAGAGTCTTGGTTGCGTCCAAAGCCTTGCGGCAATCTTCGCGGTGTTGTGGCTCGGAGAAGTAGTCATCGACTTCACGGTTGTTCACAAGGAACTTGCCTTCGCCTGGGCGAACGCGTACACGTGCGACTGAACTCTTACGGCGGCCTGTGCCCCATACGAATCCACCCTTGTCACGCTTTGCCGGCTCTGCGAGTGGGCGAGCGATTTCAACTGCTTCTGCTTCTGCGTTGATCTTTATTTCTTCCATAATGCTTCAGTCTCTACTGATCGATGGATTAGCCGCGATTAGGCGGATTTTAGTTCGTGCACTGTTGGCTGTTGAGCCTGATGTGGATGTTCTTCACCAGCATATACCTTCAACTTGCTCAGCATCTTAGTAGCGAGCTTGTTCTTAGGCAGCATGCGGCGAACTGCAAGCTTAATCAACAATTCTGGCTTCTTCTCTACCAACTCACGGTATGAGTAGAGTTTACGACCAGATGGATGACCCGAGTAAGTTTCGTAAAACTTCTGGTCAAACTTGTTGCCTGTCAGCTTGATCTTGGCAGCATTGGTAATCACAACAAAATCACCCACATCATGGTGTGGTGTGTAAGTTGGCTTGTTCTTACCCATCAGGATTACAGCAATCTCGGTAGCCATGCGACCCAGAACCTTGTCTGAGGCGTCAACCAGCAGCCAATCCTGCTTTACTTCATTATTTTTTGCGAGATAAGTCTGGCGATTCATCGTCTTAAATCCGTAATTAGTACCCCATATAGACGCGAATCGTCTATGGAAGGATTGTGAACGGAATAGTTTAGTGAGCACACCCGTCCTGTCAACCGACGCGCTCGGAACCATCTTCCGATCCTCAGCTACCAGGTCGGCATGAATTGGGTTCCATATTCTAGCGTAACCCGCCCTTCGATGCGAACTCACGCACTCCATCTGTTATTTTGCTCAGGCTTCATCCCCATATTCAGCCCAGCAGCTCTTGTTTTTAGTGGAAAACTACCCGTATTGCCCTACAAATCCACTTTTTTATCCCCCACACATTCCCCATTCTCATCACTTCATCTGCCTACCCACACCCTCTCCACCAGCTATACCCATACCCATCTCAATAAAAAAGAGCCCGTTAAGGGCTCTTGTGTTATTCATTATAGATTGTGGATTTCCTTCACCTCACTCATCCACCTCGGCTGAGCGGTGACCATGTCTCCGGTTTGTCGAGCATCTGAAGCTCCGGTGCCGCGTTAGACTCGAATATCCCCTTCGTCTTTGTCAGCCAGATCTTCATCAAGATGAACAGCACCAACCCAGCTCCCAGCATTCCACCCATAATCATCCCCGCCAGTCGCAGCGATTCATCTTTCACTGGCTCACTTCGCAGCGCCGCCGCGTCCGTAATCTCAGTCGAATCCGTCCTATTGAGAATCTGATCCTGAGCTAGCTGATACGCCATAAACGCTCGCGTCATCGCTTTCAGCAGCGGAACCGCACGATCCTTATCTGTCGTCTGGTATGACAACTTCATCATCGGCGCTGTGCCGCTTACTTTCAAACCTTCACCCAAGACTTCTTTAAGATTCGCCACATTGTATGACTTGATATTCATCTGTTGCAGCTGAGCCACCGCTTCCTTCAGCACAGGATCGCTCATCAGTACCTTACGCTGTTGCGGCAGCCATCCCTGATCTTTAATCGTATTATTCCCACTCACCGGCAAATCATCTGCCTTCGCCGTCGTC contains these protein-coding regions:
- the rplM gene encoding 50S ribosomal protein L13 yields the protein MNRQTYLAKNNEVKQDWLLVDASDKVLGRMATEIAVILMGKNKPTYTPHHDVGDFVVITNAAKIKLTGNKFDQKFYETYSGHPSGRKLYSYRELVEKKPELLIKLAVRRMLPKNKLATKMLSKLKVYAGEEHPHQAQQPTVHELKSA
- the rpsI gene encoding 30S ribosomal protein S9, encoding MEEIKINAEAEAVEIARPLAEPAKRDKGGFVWGTGRRKSSVARVRVRPGEGKFLVNNREVDDYFSEPQHREDCRKALDATKTLGQLDIFVNVGGGGITGQSGAILLGVARALKGYDPALEQALRDLNYLTRDPRKVERKKYGQRGARRRFQFSKR